In Dysidea avara chromosome 3, odDysAvar1.4, whole genome shotgun sequence, a single window of DNA contains:
- the LOC136250382 gene encoding putative leucine-rich repeat-containing protein DDB_G0290503 yields the protein MSGVPKNERPNSPQTDSVSSITIEQYDQEYDDEELKQLLDQRPSSPDKAGEDVLSEFRSLYTETLSISTLDHDGSQEENEGEKRTKLKAIQAYVAELSQQHEMLLETMDEMEKEANKKLSILEGKLTTSLQTTRDYENKCQLLEGSVASLKSAIEEKSKEVFVLQQDLDLLLTTLAKAQSSGLVHLSGMALTSVDDSSQLDQLVVQSQEQLTHKQQELKTLQQKYAESQNQLVLTTAQLDALRSKHAQVELEQQNTVERMAVLEAELEQWQSGKKEQIIQLQSEIAAMETALQGMTENSSQYQIKLTEKEALLQKEQELQQAMQEQLGGKDARLDQLQKELAVLAAAKEQLDHLQKSQSVQLKEMEEQLTTVQHEVIQRQLCLQELEEQLQGSQGRGVVLQQKVDEYCSSVEKLEQELVNTQQKYQIAVQEAQELRRQLSGSEVDLEQQKSLLSIELSNRDVLIDQLQDEKRVLDEKYQRSCHQIQQSESNMRLLKSQLEQVQQEAANLKLKLTTAQDESGSARQEVEHCQQLIQELKEQLQASTHGEGQMKIVAKEHQTKLQDLKNQQQSLTEQVETREKMLQQLQTNFDSLQQHRNGLEQEINHRQKQVNQLQEQLLVAEESSRNLSSEVKNKHSEIEIIRKTNEEERMKLLDEIQGLQKELADASQMVSTEVKQLELRIVDLTESHKMDLQSSETMLKDHRNTIGHLEDQKSLLYSENEKLKTCLAKKEADLVHVMASSADTERTLRNSLSNKEKTVVKLQMDIEVYKAELKDAKSLSNQLKVEESSVKKQLSAKENGIKSLREELRQKDEALAKLNQQLMIKQKSLADLHVTVECHSSDLEEWQKVCQERSNEISVLQHEVTEKGEELVATRSTISDLHQQLLQQSDRNTKAMQEHREDSAKLHTTIDSLKEKLAYRDKDLSSIRKELAEVEERCRELQIVKGDLEIKVSRSQQNQSQLEQELELTNDHVSRLEAQHQEAINKTVQLEEKLRCAVLSCEELNGQYTMLQQRCTDQGTELAQARVDYKRASVELAESHSKINLVEHAAKQQQQQHTLVMEKIKYIQAEKDNEIAFLSKELTSNRQKSSLLESSIEDYQAESKRLKRELSEIEMAHQLEREKSNQLSQELLVTKSKLSMEEKSHYRVNEEFTTSLSQIDLLTEQIGVLHDQNTTTQEQCSELREEVATLREKLGHQMEERGQVDLLISQLQEQLQQSERSHNTTKKQLSAIQQDLQDHKLLSSKLQQDCTDITQHVSSWAKQQKLTNESMANKIRDQQQVILKLEADRHQLQLKNESLLLSNSKLQTKLQWSEAIHGVEKQRSTGSSPIAKLRARVDVDIISPNQEKPMPSTPTSGFLMESQYAAALKRGLTETSDEVPRISLKDNGSDSGVDSDTHRTAHDSSLDKAYWIHRAGELSMQLQQSSAYWSDKVRQLSSQLEEVSPLHQ from the exons ATGTCGGGCGTGCCAAAGAACGAACGGCCCAATAGTCCGCAAACCGACTCAGTATCGTCTATAACTATTGAACAATACGACCAGGAATACGACGATGAAGAACTGAAACAATTACTCGATCAACGCCCTTCAAGTCCCGACAAAGCCGGCGAGGATGTTCTGAGCGAATTCCGATCACTCTACACAGAGACACTGAGTATATCGACGCTGGACCACGATGGTTCACAGGAAGAAAATGAAGGCGAAAAAAGG ACGAAGCTCAAAGCAATTCAAGCATATGTTGCAGAGTTGTCCCAGCAACATGAAATGTTACTTGAGACGATGGATGAAATGGAAAAAGAAGCCAACAAGAAATTGTCAATTCTAGAGGGAAAACTGACAACCTCCTTACAAACAACAAGA GATTATGAAAACAAGTGTCAACTACTTGAAGGTAGTGTGGCATCGCTGAAGTCAGCCATTGAAGAGAAAAGCAAGGAGGTTTTTGTCCTTCAACAAGATTTGGATTTGTTATTGACCACACTGGCCAAAGCCCAGTCATCTGGTCTAGTACACTTGAGTGGTATGGCTTTAACCAGTGTTGATGATAGCAGTCAATTGGATCAGCTTGTGGTACAGTCACAGGAGCAg CTAACACACAAACAGCAAGAGCTGAAGACACTACAGCAGAAATATGCAGAGTCACAAAACCAACTAGTGCTGACGACAGCCCAACTGGATGCCCTGCGTTCTAAACATGCTCAGGTTGAGTTGGAG CAACAGAACACAGTAGAAAGGATGGCAGTTTTGGAGGCAGAGTTGGAACAATGGCAGTCAGGGAAGAAGGAACAGATTATACAACTGCAGTCTGAGATTGCTGCCATGGAAACTGCCCTGCAAGGAATGACAGAG AACTCATCTCAGTACCAGATAAAGCTGACTGAGAAGGAAGCTCTTCTACAGAAGGAACAAGAGCTACAGCAAGCAATGCAAGAACAG CTTGGCGGTAAAGATGCCCGGCTGGATCAACTACAGAAGGAATTAGCAGTTCTTGCTGCTGCCAAAGAACAGCTCGACCATCTG CAAAAGTCTCAGTCAGTACAGCTGAAGGAGATGGAAGAACAGCTCACAACGGTACAACACGAGGTGATACAGCGTCAACTGTGTTTGCAGGAGCTTGAGGAGCAGCTACAAGGATCACAAGGCCGCGGTGTCGTTCTCCAGCAGAAGGTAGATGAGTACTGCTCATCAGTGGAGAAACTAGAACAAGAGTTAGTCAATACTCAACAGAAGTACCAGATTGCTGTACAAGAG GCACAGGAGTTGCGCAGACAGCTATCAGGGTCGGAGGTTGACTTAGAGCAACAGAAGTCACTACTCTCCATTGAGCTCTCCAATAGGGATGTCCTAATTGATCAGCTACAAGATGAAAAACGAGTTCTGGATGAGAAGTATCAGCGTAGCTGTCACCAG ATACAACAATCAGAGTCCAACATGAGACTACTCAAGAGCCAGTTGGAACAAGTACAACAAGAAGCTGCTAACCTTAAACTGAAACTGACCACAGCACAAGATGAGAGTGGCTCTGCCAGACAAGAG GTGGAACATTGTCAACAGTTGATACAAGAACTGAAGGAACAGTTACAGGCTAGCACACATGGAGAAGGACAGATGAAAATTGTTGCTAAAGAACACCAAACTAAACTACAAGACTTAAAGAACCAACAGCAAAGTCTAACTGAACAA GTTGAAACTCGTGAGAAAATGTTACAACAACTCCAGACCAACTTTGACTCACTACAACAACATCGCAATGGTCTGGAACAAGAGATTAATCATCGTCAAAAACAAGTGAACCAACTACAAGAGCAACTGTTGGTTGCTGAGGAGTCGTCAAGAAACCTTAGCAGCGAA GTTAAAAACAAGCATTCTGAAATTGAAATCATTCGTAAAACTAACGAAGAAGAAAGAATGAAGCTACTGGATGAG ATACAAGGCCTTCAGAAAGAATTAGCGGATGCTAGCCAGATGGTGAGTACAGAAGTAAAACAACTTGAACTCAGAATTGTTGATTTAACTGAGTCACACAAAATGGACTTACAATCATCAGAGACTATGTTAAAAGATCACAGAAACACTATTGGACATCTTGAAGAtcagaaatccctactttattcTGAAAATGAAAAGCTAAAAACTTGTTTGGCCAAAAAAGAAGCCGACTTGGTTCATGTAATGGCCAGTTCAGCCGACACTGAACGAACATTACGAAACAGTTTGTCAAATAAGGAAAAGACTGTTGTTAAACTACAAATGGACATAGAAGTTTATAAAGCAGAGCTCAAGGATGCCAAGAGTTTATCAAATCAACTGAAAGTTGAAGAATCTTCTGTGAAAAAACAACTTTCTGCTAAGGAGAATGGAATAAAAAGTTTGAGAGAAGAATTGAGACAGAAAGATGAAGCATTGGCTAAACTAAACCAACAGTTGAtgattaaacaaaaatcattggCAGATTTACATGTGACTGTTGAATGCCACTCATCAGATTTGGAGGAATGGCAGAAGGTGTGTCAAGAACGGTCCAATGAGATTTCAGTGCTTCAACATGAGGTTACAGAAAAAGGGGAGGAGCTGGTTGCTACAAGGAGCACGATATCAGACCTACATCAGCAGCTTCTTCAGCAGTCGGACCGTAACACAAAAGCCATGCAGGAGCATCGTGAAGAT TCTGCCAAGCTACATACTACTATTGACTCATTAAAGGAAAAG CTGGCTTACAGAGATAAGGACTTGAGTTCAATCAGGAAGGAG ctagctgaggTGGAGGAGAGATGTAGGGAACTACAGATTGTCAAAGGAGACTTGGAAATCAAA GTTTCAAGGTCACAACAAAATCAGAGTCAACTGGAACAAGAGCTGGAGTTGACCAATGATCATGTGAGCCGACTAGAAGCTCAACATCAAGAGGCAATCAACAAGACAGTTCAACTTGAGGAGAAG TTGAGGTGTGCAGTGCTAAGTTGTGAGGAGCTGAATGGCCAGTACACAATGTTGCAGCAGCGTTGTACTGATCAGGGGACAGAGCTGGCTCAAGCAAGAGTAGACTACAAGAGAGCTAGTGTAGAGCTGGCTGAGTCTCATAGTAAA ATTAATCTTGTAGAACATGCAGCaaagcaacaacagcaacag CACACACTGGTAATGGAGAAGATCAAGTACATTCAGGCAGAGAAAGATAATGAGATAGCGTTCTTAAGCAAGGAGCTAACTAGCAACAGACAGAAAAGCTCCCTCCTGGAGTCCTCCATTGAAGACTACCAGGCTGAGAGCAAGAGACTTAAACGTGAACTGTCAGAAATTGAGATGGCTCACCAATTGGAAAGAGAGAAG AGTAATCAATTGTCACAAGAACTGTTAGTGACTAAAAGTAAATTATCAATGGAAGAGAAGTCACACTATAGAGTGAATGAAGAG TTCACTACTAGCTTATCACAAATTGATTTGCTAACAGAACAAATTGGAGTCCTCCATGACCAAAACACCACCACTCAGGAGCAG TGTTCAGAGTTGAGAGAAGAGGTGGCTACATTGAGAGAGAAGCTCGGTCACCAAATGGAGGAGAGGGGTCAGGTGGACCTCTTGATCTCACAACTACAAGAACAACTACAACAGTCAGAGAGGTCACACAACACCACCAAGAAACAG TTATCAGCCATTCAACAAGACTTACAGGACCACAAGTTGTTATCATCCAAACTACAGCAAGACTGTACTGACATCACCCAACATGTTTCCTCATGGGCTAAACAGCAGAA GTTGACTAATGAGAGTATGGCCAACAAAATCAG AGACCAACAACAAGTCATATTGAAGTTGGAGGCTGACAGACACCAACTACAACTAAAGAATGAGTCACTGCTCCTCTCCAATAGTAAACTACAAACCAAACTACAGTGGTCAGAAGCCATACATGGGGTTGAAAAGCAACGG TCTACGGGCAGTTCACCCATTGCCAAGCTGAGAGCCAGGGTGGATGTTGACATCATTTCGCCCAATCAGGAGAAGCCAATGCCATCCACGCCCACCAGTGGGTTCCTAATGGAATCACAATATGCAGCTGCTCTAAAGAGAGGACT GACTGAGACATCGGATGAGGTTCCGAGGATCTCACTTAAGGACAATGGCAGTGATAGTGGAGTAGATAGTGACACACATCGTACTGCACATGACTCATCCCTTGACAAAGCCTACTGGATACACCGAGCAGGAGAG TTGTCAATGCAACTACAACAATCTAGTGCGTACTGGTCTGATAAGGTACGTCAGTTATCCAGCCAACTGGAAGAAGTATCCCCACTACATCAATGA
- the LOC136250387 gene encoding large ribosomal subunit protein uL16-like has product MGRRPARCYRYCKNKPYPKSRFCRGVPDAKIRIYDLGAKKTPVDTFPLCIHMISDEYEQLSSEALEAARICANKYMVKNCGKDQFHIRIRLHPFHVLRINKMLSCAGADRLQTGMRGAFGKPQGTVARVNIGQPIMSIRSKEHHQAACMEAFRRAKFKFPGRQKIVVSKKWGFTKFDRVDYNEMREDGRLIPCGVHAKYINNHGPLSAWERLQERNY; this is encoded by the exons ATGGGCAGAAGACCGGCTAGATG TTACCGATATTGTAAGAACAAGCCTTATCCAAAGTCGAGGTTTTGTAGAGGTGTACCAG ACGCCAAAATAAGGATTTATGATCTCGGTGCAAAGAAGACACCAGTAGACACTTTCCCGTTGTGTATTCATATGATATCTGATGAATATGAGCAGTTGTCATCTGAGGCTCTGGAAGCAGCTCGTATCTGTGCCAACAAATACATGGTGAAGAATTGTGGCAAGGATCAGTTCCACATTCGTATCCGGCTTCACCCTTTCCATGTGCTGCGTATCAACAAAATGTTGTCATGTGCTGGGGCTGATAG GCTGCAGACTGGTATGAGAGGAGCTTTTGGCAAGCCACAGGGAACAGTGGCTCGAGTAAACATCGGTCAGCCAATCATGTCAATCCGTTCAAAGGAACATCACCAGGCTGCATGTATGGAGGCATTCAGAAGGGCCAAGTTCAAATTTCCAGGCAGACAAaag ATTGTTGTTTCAAAGAAATGGGGTTTTACGAAGTTTGATAGAGTGGACTACAACGAAATGCGTGAAGATGGTAGGCTGATTCCCTGTGGTGTCCATGCCAAGTACATCAACAATCATGGACCGCTGTCCGCATGGGAAAGACTACAAGAACGGAATTACTGA